From a region of the Bradysia coprophila strain Holo2 chromosome X unlocalized genomic scaffold, BU_Bcop_v1 contig_173, whole genome shotgun sequence genome:
- the LOC119068144 gene encoding uncharacterized protein LOC119068144, translating into MLSAVESHFGPGRAYSHHFAGPAVPSLLPHCPISTLPVLSSTAAAMSAAEFARPHPKPRYSNGPIRNGLTSPRSKYSEQTGPVNLAVSQQQTSTTLSLADTSISVPQTQSNIEPVSPSISNLYGPPKLPYCPPQVTGAHVYPSLNYPSLYARSYGPPAHYPPHPLTNRSQLHHTSSYIPGQLDSYSNYIPQVKITPPYVISSSQTSPNGNGSSSGKPSLGNDRSQLSLLAQQQQQQNSNMHNKDKESKLYLYVPTAKTHPTNVISSSDPVQTSSPSSYVRQQPCKASSAGDCSSTITSNDKAAGFKVPSGKEGSLKHRILTRPYADREVKSKPSIHGTIVRSTNNNNPSTNFTKGSLIELANGDLRPVEDMRTEDFILSSNKNPELQMADTTVVKIVPGMQNNVLITFSYNGNTFDMDATAEHPFFVYGHGWASCNPEGSIQAFGLKCQRLRVGDVCISLTPREPTSPLIATSTAPQSFYHNDDSNQIPQNLSKKPETTPTTATGTTVTSRPVPPFDCHQSLAFYASYLNTSSMNAAINAASMLANTTNNLNDERRHQVTTNHHTSLIRNMHTDDGSIKSNHQHISGSNAMATTCNSVASKHTSVSTIYRMAECNGSDAIFSKKRRWSAPVICDDEMCRKSGQKNCNHNNHGHGKVEMN; encoded by the exons ATGTTATCTGCTGTGGAAAGTCACTTTGGGCCTGGCCGGGCATATTCGCATCACTTTGCTGGGCCAGCTGTTCCATCGTTGCTTCCACATTGTCCAATATCAACATTGCCGGTATTAAGTTCCACAGCGGCTGCAATGTCAGCTGCAGAATTTGCCAGACCACACCCAAAACCCAG ATACAGTAATGGTCCGATACGGAATGGGCTGACATCGCCGCGTTCAAAATACTCAGAACAAACTGGTCCAGTTAATTTGGCTGTATCACAACAACAAACATCTACAACTCTCTCATTAGCAGATACTTCCATATCCGTGCCCCAAACTCAGTCCAATATTGAACCCGTGTCGCCATCAATATCGAATTTGTATGGGCCGCCAAAGCTACCGTACTGCCCACCTCAAGTTACAGGTGCTCATGTCTATCCATCATTAAACTATCCCAGTCTTTATGCACGAAGCTACGG ACCACCGGCTCATTATCCTCCACATCCATTGACCAATCGTAGTCAATTACATCATACGTCATCGTATATACCAGGTCAACTGGACTCTTACTCAAATTATATTCCACAAGTGAAAATAACGCCTCCATACGTTATATCATCTTCGCAAACATCGCCAAACGGCAATGGTTCAAGTTCAGGTAAACCGTCTTTAGGCAACGATCGATCTCAGCTGTCACTGTTAgcgcagcagcaacaacaacaaaattcaaatatgcACAATAAAGATAAGGAAAGCAAACTATATTTATATGTGCCAACGGCCAAAACTCATCCAACAAATGTGATTTCATCATCGGATCCTGTTCAGACATCTTCACCTTCTAGTTATGTAAGACAACAGCCATGTAAAGCATCTTCAGCTGGTGATTGTTCCAGTACAATTACGTCCAATGATAAGGCTGCAGGTTTTAAGGTGCCATCAGGTAAAGAAGGTTCACTTAAGCACAGAATTTTAACGAGGCCTTACGCTGATCGAGAAGTCAAATCGAAACCATCAATTCATGGTACTATAGTCAg ATCAACCAATAACAACAATCCGTCAACTAACTTTACAAAAGGTTCGTTGATCGAGTTGGCGAATGGGGATTTACGTCCCGTTGAAGATATGCGAACGGAAGATTTCATTTTgtcgtcaaataaaaatccagAACTTCAAATGGCTGACACAACAGTGGTGAAAATTGTGCCTGGTATgcaaaataatgttttgaTCACGTTCAGCTACAACGGCAATACG TTCGACATGGACGCAACTGCTGAGCATCCGTTTTTCGTTTATGGTCATGGCTGGGCCTCATGTAACCCGGAGGGATCAATACAGGCGTTCGGTTTGAAATGCCAACGTCTACGGGTGGGTGATGTTTGCATCTCGTTAACACCGCGTGAACCCACTTCACCACTGATTGCAACATCCACTGCACCACAATCATTTTACCATAACGATGACTCAAACCAAATACcacaaaatttatcgaaaaagcCGGAAACGACTCCGACAACGGCTACTGGTACAACCGTAACTAGTCGACCCGTACCACCATTCGATTGTCATCAATCGCTCGCCTTCTATGCATCATACCTAAATACATCATCGATGAATGCAGCCATAAATGCAGCTAGTATGCTAGCAAATACCACGAACAATTTAAATGATGAACGTCGCCATCAGGTAACAACAAATCATCATACATCCTTAATACGTAACATGCATACGGACGATGGGTCCATTAAATCTAATCATCAACATATCAGCGGTAGTAATGCAATGGCAACGACATGCAATTCAGTTGCGTCGAAACATACATCCGTATCTACCATATATCGAATGGCTGAATGTAATGGCAGTGAtgcaattttttcgaaaaagcgTCGATGGTCGGCACCAGTGATATGTGATGATGAGATGTGTCGAAAGTCCGGtcagaaaaattgtaatcACAATAATCATGGCCATGGAAAAGtcgaaatgaattga